The DNA sequence TGGGGGTTACCAGCGGCGGCCAGCCGAGATCCTCCCTAACGCGCGGAATCTCGTTCAGAACCTCATCGAGCTTGTCCAGCGCCTTCATCTCCTTAAGCTGGGCTATGAGGTTGGAGTACATGCCCCCCGGAACCTGATATTTGAGGACGTAGGGATTCACCATCAGCGCTTCCTTGGACAGCATTCCGGAGTATTTCTCCTCCAAAAGCCTCTTCAGGTAGCGCGAGACCTCGTGTATCACATCCCTGTCCAGGTGGCCGCCAACGGCCTCCGGCAGGGCGTGCCATATCGTCTGTATTCCCGGCTGGGCTGTCCCAAAGGCCAGCGGGCTTATCGCCGTGTCTATGTAGTCCGCCCCCGCTTCCACGGCCTTCAGGTAGGTGGCGACCGCCATCCCCGTCGTCGAGTGCGTGTGGACGTTGACGGGGACACCGTAGGTTTCCTTTATCTCGCTCACCAGTTCATAGGCCTTCCATGGCGTGAGCAGGGCAGCCATGTCCTTTATCGTTATCACGTCAACGTCAAGCCCCAGGAGCTCTTCGACTTTTTTCATGTAGTATTCGAGGGTGAACACCTTCCCGGTCGTGTAGGCTATCGCCCCCTGAACCTCCGCCCCCACTTCCTTTGCCTTCCTTATCGCCACCTCCATGTTTCTTATGTCGTTTAGGGCATCGAAAACCCTGAAGATGTCGATTCCATTCTTGTGAGCCAGCTCAACGAACTTCTCGACCACGTCGTCGGGATAGTGCCTGTAGCCGACAACGTTCTGCCCCCTGAGAAGCATCTGGAGTTTCGTCTTTCTGATGTGCTCCCGCAGGAGCCTCAGCCTTTCCCAGGGGTCTTCGTTGAGGTAGCGGATGCAGACGTCGAAGGTCGCCCCTCCCCAGACCTCCATCGAGTAGAAGCCTATCCTGTCCATCTTCTCGGCTATCGCCAGCATGTCCTCCGTCTGCAGGCGCGTTGCTATAAGTGACTGGTGTGCGTCCCTAAACGTGGTGTCGATGATTTCGACCCTTGCCATGTTGCTCCCTCCTTACAGAGTATATCGAGAAAATAAGCGGGGCGGTATAAAAGCCTAACGACGTTAGGAGAAGCCAAGTCCGTCAATTGACGAAAGTAAAGTCAGAAAAGAGAGGGCTCATATAAGCCCTTCTGCCTTCGCAGCCTCCTCTGGCTCCTCATTGCGGTGGATTACCCTTATGAGGGCCTTTATGAGCGGCTCGGGGTTCTCGCGCTGGAAGATGTTCCTGCCGACGACGGCCCCGGCTCCACCTGCCTCGACGACATCGTAAACGACCTTCA is a window from the Thermococcus sp. genome containing:
- a CDS encoding pyruvate/oxaloacetate carboxyltransferase, with product MARVEIIDTTFRDAHQSLIATRLQTEDMLAIAEKMDRIGFYSMEVWGGATFDVCIRYLNEDPWERLRLLREHIRKTKLQMLLRGQNVVGYRHYPDDVVEKFVELAHKNGIDIFRVFDALNDIRNMEVAIRKAKEVGAEVQGAIAYTTGKVFTLEYYMKKVEELLGLDVDVITIKDMAALLTPWKAYELVSEIKETYGVPVNVHTHSTTGMAVATYLKAVEAGADYIDTAISPLAFGTAQPGIQTIWHALPEAVGGHLDRDVIHEVSRYLKRLLEEKYSGMLSKEALMVNPYVLKYQVPGGMYSNLIAQLKEMKALDKLDEVLNEIPRVREDLGWPPLVTPTSQIVGTQAVLNVLFGRYERITEEVKNYIRGLYGRPPGEINPELKAKILGDEEPITARPGSLLEHQLDGCRKKLEELGYLEKEEDVLTYCLFPQVALEFFKRRKEGTRKPKFPPAVQRFKLYVNGVEFEVGVEGIDLSALKYLPQTVSAGDVGASRPAPAAVSPPAPAPAAQTAPTTPVRGVPAPPSPAPVAGEGVVTAPMPGKVLRILVREGEQVKTGQGLLVLEAMKMENEIP